The following are encoded together in the Dama dama isolate Ldn47 chromosome 27, ASM3311817v1, whole genome shotgun sequence genome:
- the GALR1 gene encoding galanin receptor type 1, with protein MELEAGNFSEGNASGLQPPTPEPRPLFGIGVENFVTLVVFGLIFALGVLGNSLVITVLARSKPGKPRSTTNLFILNLSIADLAYLLFCIPFQATVYALPTWVLGAFICKFIHYFFTVSMLVSIFTLAAMSVDRYVAIVHSRRSSALRVSRNALLGVGFIWALSIAMASPVAYHQRLFHRDVSNQTFCWEQWPNQRHKKAYVVCTFVFGYLLPLLLICFCYAKVLNHLHKKLKNVSKKSEASKKKTAQTVLVVVVVFGVSWLPHHVIHLWAEFGVFPLTPASFFFRITAHCLAYSNSSVNPIIYAFLSENFRKAYKQVFKCHARKESPLNDTKENKSRLDTPPSTNCTHV; from the exons ATGGAGCTGGAGGCTGGGAACTTCAGCGAGGGGAACGCGAGCGGGCTCCAGCCCCCGACCCCGGAACCCAGGCCGCTCTTCGGCATCGGCGTGGAGAACTTCGTCACGCTGGTGGTGTTCGGCCTGATCTTCGCGCTCGGCGTGCTGGGCAACAGCCTGGTGATCACCGTACTGGCGCGCAGCAAGCCGGGCAAGCCGCGCAGCACCACCAACCTGTTCATCCTCAACCTGAGCATCGCCGACCTGGCCTACCTGCTCTTCTGCATCCCCTTCCAGGCCACCGTGTACGCGCTGCCCACCTGGGTGCTGGGCGCCTTCATCTGCAAGTTCATCCACTACTTCTTCACCGTGTCCATGCTGGTCAGCATCTTCACGCTGGCCGCGATGTCGGtggaccgctatgtggccatcgtGCACTCGCGCCGCTCCTCCGCCCTGCGGGTGTCCCGCAACGCGCTGCTGGGCGTGGGCTTCATCTGGGCGCTGTCCATCGCCATGGCCTCGCCGGTGGCCTACCACCAGCGCCTCTTCCACCGGGACGTCAGCAATCAGACCTTCTGCTGGGAGCAGTGGCCCAACCAGCGCCACAAGAAGGCCTACGTGGTGTGCACCTTCGTCTTTGGCTACCTGCTGCCGCTCCtgctcatctgcttctgttacgcCAAG GTCCTTAACCATTTGCATAAAAAGTTGAAGAATGTGTCAAAGAAGTCAGAGGCGTcaaagaaaaag ACTGCGCAGacggtgctggtggtggtggtggtcttcGGGGTCTCCTGGCTGCCCCACCACGTCATCCATCTCTGGGCTGAGTTTGGGGTGTTCCCGCTGACCCCTGCCTCCTTCTTCTTCAGGATCACTGCCCACTGCCTGGCCTACAGCAACTCCTCCGTGAACCCCATCATTTACGCCTTTCTCTCTGAAAACTTCAGGAAGGCTTATAAGCAAGTGTTCAAGTGCCATGCCCGCAAGGAGTCACCTCTTAATgacactaaagaaaataaaagtcgaCTAGACACCCCACCATCAACCAATTGTACTCACGTGTGA